A genomic window from Haladaptatus caseinilyticus includes:
- a CDS encoding guanosine monophosphate reductase yields MDIRTGLSYGDVLLLPQRSPVDSRSNVSLSTNLTPDLELDAPLLSAAMDTVTETESAIALSEMGGLGTLHRFMSIEEQAEMVRSVKDAGELVAAAVGINEEFEARVEATLEAGVDCIMVDVAHGHMERCLDAVSRIDGEFPDAELVAGNVVTPEAVSDLYSAGADGVKVGVGPGSHCTTREVTGAGSPQLTAVDDCAEQAHELGIHIVADGGIRTSGDAVKALMAGADTVMLGSFFAGTEEAPGETVTVDGRKFKRSRGMASTAANENRTDKDLTPDADEGIAGLTEYKGSLASEVEPFLAGIRSGLSYCGGHDIEAARENAEFIQVAPSAREREGAHSVFADVEPETEKELAPLQ; encoded by the coding sequence ATGGACATCAGGACTGGTCTTTCGTACGGCGACGTGCTTTTGCTTCCACAACGCTCCCCGGTCGATAGCCGGAGTAACGTTTCCCTTTCCACGAATCTCACTCCCGATCTCGAACTCGATGCACCGCTGCTGAGCGCGGCCATGGACACCGTCACGGAAACGGAGTCCGCCATCGCGCTGTCCGAAATGGGTGGTCTCGGAACGCTCCACCGGTTCATGAGCATCGAGGAACAGGCGGAGATGGTTCGCTCGGTCAAGGACGCTGGCGAACTCGTCGCCGCCGCTGTCGGCATCAACGAGGAGTTCGAGGCGCGCGTCGAAGCCACGCTCGAAGCGGGCGTGGACTGTATCATGGTCGACGTCGCCCACGGCCACATGGAACGCTGTCTCGATGCCGTCTCGCGCATCGACGGCGAGTTCCCCGACGCGGAACTCGTCGCGGGCAACGTCGTCACTCCGGAGGCGGTTTCCGACCTCTATTCTGCGGGTGCGGACGGCGTGAAGGTCGGCGTTGGCCCCGGTTCCCACTGCACGACCCGGGAGGTCACCGGCGCTGGGTCCCCGCAGTTGACCGCGGTCGATGACTGTGCGGAGCAAGCCCACGAACTCGGCATTCACATCGTCGCGGACGGCGGTATTCGAACCTCCGGTGACGCAGTGAAGGCGCTGATGGCGGGTGCCGACACCGTGATGCTGGGCAGTTTCTTCGCCGGAACCGAGGAAGCACCTGGTGAGACGGTGACCGTCGATGGCCGGAAGTTCAAACGTTCTCGCGGGATGGCGTCCACCGCGGCGAACGAAAACCGCACCGACAAGGACCTCACGCCGGATGCGGACGAGGGTATCGCGGGCCTGACAGAGTACAAAGGATCGCTCGCGAGCGAAGTCGAACCGTTCCTCGCCGGAATCCGCTCCGGGTTGAGTTACTGTGGCGGTCACGACATCGAAGCGGCCCGCGAGAACGCCGAGTTCATTCAGGTTGCCCCGAGCGCACGTGAGCGCGAAGGCGCTCACTCGGTGTTCGCGGATGTGGAACCCGAGACCGAAAAAGAGCTGGCACCGTTGCAATAG
- the mutS gene encoding DNA mismatch repair protein MutS gives MDSALGPPEKMAEHSEELTPMMRQYFELCRQYEDSLVLFQVGDFYETFCEAAERTARILEITLTQREDSTGTYPMSGIPIDNAESYIETLLDAGYRVAVADQVQDPADASGVVERAVTRVVTPGTLTEDELLHTDDNNFVACLTSGGEHGNGDYGVAVLDVSTGDFYATTVETESDVRDEIGRFAPAEAVVAPETPETPFDTDCMVTGYEESAFDIENASSLVAEYFGPPERLLATDAEIRACGGLLAYAEYVRGGEYASEDGGEETEPGHLDYLNHLTRYDPRSYMLVDAVALSSLELFESRAVHGQDDATLVGILDETACALGSRRLKDWIRRPLLERERIEERLDAVEELTTRVQQREEVHELLRNVYDIERLISRVARGRANARDLRSLKSTLDVVPEVADAMADVESDKLRTLHGNLDEMADVRDHIGRAIAEEPPIEITEGGVIKSGYDDELDELRETERSGKAWIDDLEASERERTGIGSLKVGFNQVHGYYIEVTNPNLDDVPDDYNRRQTLKNSERFYTPELKEREDEIVRAEGRADDLEYDLFRDVRATIAEESERVQSLADTLAELDVLVSLAEVAAKHGYSRPEIGNDGIEIRNGRHPVVERTESSFVPNDTNLDRDTLAVITGPNMSGKSTYMRQVALITLLAQVGSFVPADGAEVELVDRIFTRVGASDDIAGGRSTFMVEMTEVADILQNATEKSLILLDEVGRGTSTTDGFAIARSVTEHIHDEIGAKTLFATHHHDLTAVANELSNATNLHFGATENHGEVVFEHDISPGATMTSYGIEVAQVAGVPKSVISRSKELIDENEELESTSSGTADILAELKRTNIADTTPLEALQLLDRLKGQLD, from the coding sequence ATGGATTCGGCGCTGGGGCCACCGGAGAAGATGGCCGAACACAGCGAGGAACTGACGCCGATGATGCGTCAGTACTTCGAACTGTGTCGGCAGTACGAGGACTCGTTGGTGCTGTTTCAGGTGGGCGATTTCTACGAGACGTTTTGCGAGGCTGCCGAACGAACCGCCCGTATACTGGAGATAACCCTCACACAACGTGAGGACAGCACGGGAACGTATCCGATGTCGGGAATTCCAATCGACAACGCCGAGTCGTATATCGAGACGCTTCTCGACGCCGGATATCGTGTCGCCGTCGCCGACCAAGTGCAAGATCCGGCGGATGCGTCCGGCGTCGTCGAACGAGCAGTTACGCGAGTCGTAACGCCGGGAACGCTGACGGAAGACGAACTGCTCCACACCGACGACAACAATTTCGTTGCATGTCTCACCAGCGGCGGCGAGCACGGTAACGGCGACTACGGGGTGGCCGTTCTCGACGTTTCGACGGGCGACTTCTACGCGACGACGGTCGAAACCGAGAGCGATGTTCGGGACGAGATCGGCCGGTTCGCACCTGCAGAGGCGGTCGTCGCCCCCGAGACACCCGAAACACCGTTCGACACCGACTGTATGGTCACGGGATACGAAGAATCGGCCTTCGACATCGAAAATGCGAGCAGCCTCGTTGCGGAATACTTCGGCCCGCCGGAGCGACTGCTCGCTACCGACGCCGAGATTCGGGCCTGTGGCGGACTCCTCGCCTACGCCGAGTACGTCCGGGGCGGAGAGTATGCAAGCGAAGACGGCGGAGAGGAAACCGAACCCGGCCATCTCGACTACCTGAATCACCTCACCAGATACGATCCGCGTTCGTACATGCTCGTGGATGCCGTCGCGCTTTCGAGCCTCGAACTGTTCGAATCGCGGGCCGTCCACGGACAGGACGACGCGACGCTCGTCGGCATTCTGGACGAAACTGCGTGCGCGCTCGGTAGCAGGCGATTGAAGGATTGGATTCGCAGACCGTTGCTAGAGCGAGAGAGAATCGAGGAGCGACTCGACGCGGTCGAAGAATTGACGACCCGAGTACAACAGCGCGAGGAGGTTCACGAACTTCTGCGAAACGTGTACGATATCGAACGGCTCATCTCCCGAGTCGCTCGTGGGCGTGCCAACGCCCGCGACCTACGCTCGCTGAAATCCACGCTGGACGTGGTGCCGGAAGTGGCCGACGCGATGGCGGACGTAGAGTCGGACAAACTCCGGACGCTGCACGGAAACCTGGACGAAATGGCCGACGTGCGCGATCATATCGGTCGCGCGATTGCCGAGGAGCCCCCCATCGAAATCACCGAAGGTGGCGTCATCAAATCGGGGTACGACGACGAACTCGACGAACTCCGAGAAACCGAGCGTTCGGGGAAGGCGTGGATAGACGACCTCGAAGCGAGCGAGCGCGAACGAACCGGCATCGGGTCGCTCAAAGTCGGCTTCAATCAGGTGCACGGCTACTACATCGAGGTGACGAACCCGAACCTCGACGACGTGCCGGATGATTACAACCGCCGACAGACACTGAAGAACTCGGAGCGGTTCTACACGCCGGAACTCAAGGAACGCGAGGACGAAATCGTCCGCGCGGAAGGACGCGCCGACGACTTGGAATACGACTTGTTCCGCGACGTACGCGCGACGATTGCCGAGGAATCGGAGCGAGTGCAGTCGCTTGCCGACACGCTGGCCGAACTGGACGTGCTCGTCTCGCTTGCGGAAGTCGCAGCGAAGCACGGGTACTCCCGTCCCGAAATCGGGAACGATGGGATCGAGATTCGAAACGGTCGCCACCCGGTCGTCGAGCGGACCGAAAGCTCGTTCGTCCCGAACGATACGAATCTCGACCGGGACACGCTCGCAGTCATCACCGGGCCGAACATGTCGGGGAAATCGACGTACATGCGCCAAGTCGCGCTGATTACCCTCCTCGCACAGGTCGGCAGTTTCGTTCCCGCGGACGGAGCGGAGGTCGAACTGGTTGACCGAATCTTCACTCGAGTCGGTGCGAGCGACGACATCGCGGGCGGGCGTTCTACCTTCATGGTCGAAATGACGGAAGTCGCGGACATTCTGCAAAACGCGACCGAGAAATCGCTCATCCTGCTGGACGAAGTGGGACGCGGCACCAGTACGACCGACGGGTTCGCTATCGCACGGTCGGTGACGGAACACATCCACGACGAAATCGGCGCGAAGACGCTTTTCGCCACACACCACCACGACCTCACTGCCGTCGCGAACGAACTGTCGAACGCCACCAATCTCCACTTCGGCGCGACCGAAAATCACGGCGAAGTCGTGTTCGAGCACGACATCTCGCCGGGCGCGACGATGACATCCTACGGCATCGAAGTCGCGCAGGTCGCGGGCGTTCCGAAATCGGTTATCTCCCGGTCGAAGGAACTGATCGACGAAAACGAGGAGCTAGAATCCACGTCGAGTGGCACCGCGGACATCCTCGCGGAACTAAAACGGACGAACATCGCGGATACGACGCCACTGGAGGCGCTACAACTGCTCGACAGACTGAAAGGGCAGTTGGATTAG